The following are encoded together in the Humulus lupulus chromosome 5, drHumLupu1.1, whole genome shotgun sequence genome:
- the LOC133777771 gene encoding uncharacterized protein LOC133777771: MQLIMLSMLKPRPSEIDYYSALTEGDAPLYPRLGQEEEVETPTDFEKVAKIAAEVAKAANIFVDGPDDEDTPVPIDPTPSAPAPSVHPSPDQPDLREVLERLERVESRQDTILENQAVIMDAVNKILTFVQDLPNDSDSDSDSLDLPDDFVSHDIGTPPPIVLTANPETPGVAIIEPGDVAGVEFQLAKRKRRKPKKFEDYTDPTKKKARLDAIDDVPLVLDPLKKPLATQYRTVGKWLLGDIPNKTKRDVQSGVYGPSWFLTMKTPQFWIDDGHIDAAMHMLRRRRQFYPGAYRQDGVVMNIMFSQVVPARYDAYQNAKEADKKRFLWDSDVISMITGIDNQFLASWKGVDTVYWCQNYLQAHWFAVEASISTWTLNVYDSDVTVISDKQLQSFMKSWSTLFPSLLLQSQLFKDDPRLTIPPGAKRCKEFNVHRMPVDSVPQTKVSGDCGVYAIKHIEHLLGRLPLDTICDDNMELFRNKWTVDLWYQNVRH; the protein is encoded by the exons atgcagttgattatgttgtccatgttgaagccccggccttcggagatagattattatagcgctctgacggagggtgatgctcccttgtatcccaggttgggccaagaagaagaggtagaaactcccactgattttgagaaggtggcgaagatagctgctgaggttgcgaaggcagcaaatatttttgttgatggccctgatgatgaggataccccagtccccatcgaccccacaccctcggccccagccccatcggtacaccccagtcctgatcaacctgatttacgggaggtgttggagaggttggagcgagtcgagagtcgtcaggataccatcctagagaaccaggcggtcatcatggatgctgtcaataagatcttgacattcgtacaagatcttccaaatgattctgattctgattccgactcacttgacctcccagatgattttgtctcacatgacataggcactcctcccccgatagtactcacagcaaatcctgagaccccaggtgttgctattatagaacctggggatgttgctggtgtagagtttcaattggccaagaggaaaagacgcaaacctaagaaatttgaagactacaccGACCCAACCAAAAAGAAAGCTCGTTTGGATGCGATTGATGACGTGCCATTAGTCCTCGACCCTCTAAAGAAGCCACTTGCTACACAGTACAGAACGGTCggcaagtggttgcttggagatattccgaacaagacgaagagggatgtccaatctggtgtgtatggtccgagttggtttctgacgatgaagacaccacagttttggatcgatgatggg catattgatgcggccatGCATATGCTACGTAGGCGTCGACAGTTCTATCCCGGGGCGTATCGGCAAGATGGtgttgtgatgaatattatgttctcacaagtggtaccggcccgttatgatgcatatcagaatgccaaggaagcggataagaaaaggtttttgtgggattcagatgtgatatcaatgattacgggaattgacaatcaatttctggcatcgtggaagggagtagacactgtatattggtgccagaactaccttcaagcgcattggtttgcagttgaagcctccatttctacttggactctgaatgtttatgattcGGATGTGACCgtgataagtgataaacaactgcaatcttttatgaagtcatggtctactttgttcccatcgttgttattgcagtcacaacttttcaaggacgaccctaggttgacgattccacctggagctaaaagatgcaaagagttcaatgtgcaccgcatgccagttgattcagtaccccaaaccaaagtcag tggagattgtggtgtgtacgccatcaagcacatcgaacacttattgggtaggctaccacttGACACGATTTGCGATGACAACATGGAGTTGTTCAGAAACAAATGGACAGTtgacttatggtatcagaatgttagacattga